In Streptacidiphilus sp. P02-A3a, the DNA window CAGTCGTTATTGCAATTCTACTGTTTCTTTAGCCGGGGGGATTGCAGGCCGAGAACCTGTCCCATGCCCAATCCAGGGGGTCGTCCGTGGTGGACGGGGTGCCGGGCTCGCGACGCGCACGGGGGCATGGGAACGCGAAGGGGCGCGCGGGGCGCGCCCCTTCGCGGAGGGAGCGTGGCGGGCGGCGTCACGTCGCGGCGAGCCGCGCGGCGCCGGGCGGGGTGGTCAGATGGGCCACATGCCGTAGTAGCCGCCGACCAGTTGCTGGTACTCGACGTCGCCCATGTGCGTGGTCCGGTCGAACTCGGGGGAGCCCTTGATCTCGTCCTTGGTGCGTCCCACGTGGACGGTCCGGTTGGGGGTGTCGATCCGGGTGATGGTGCCGACCGGGAGCATGACCTGCTTGCCGAAGATCCACGGTCCGGTGTCGACGATGAGGTATCCGGCGCCGGCCTCCTGGGAGTGCTCGTCGACCTTGCCGATGTGGCCGTCGCTCGCCTCGACCCGGTAGCCGGTCAGATCGGTGCCGGTCTGGTAGCCGGAGCTCTCCTGGTAACCCCACACACCGTTCTCCATGGAAACGCCTTTCGCCGAGGTGGGAACCACCTGTGCCGATCGGGGCAGCGGGATTGCCGCCTGAGGGTCCTCCTGTCCCGGTCCGCGCGCCTTACGCGCGATCACCGGGGATCACTCGGAACCGGCACACCCCCGGCGGGGTCGGCCCGGCCGCCGGTCAGGCGCGGCTCGGGGCCGGGGCCGGGGACGGTTCGGCGGGCAGCGCCGCCGCGCGGCGCGGGAGCAGCAGCGGGGTCGCCAGCAGCAACACCCCCGCCAGGCCGATGGCGGTACGCAGGCCGAGCAGGGTGCCCAGCACGCCCCAGACGGCGGTCAGCAGCGCGGCGGAGGCCTTGGTGGTCACCGTCCAGGCGGACAGCGTGCGGGTGAGCCGGTCGGTCGCGGTGCGCTCCAGGCGGTAGGTGGCGTAGACGGGGTTGAAGACCCCGCAGCAGAAGATGAGCCCGAGTTCGACGCCCATCACCAGCGCCAGCCCGCTGCTCCCCGGCCGCAGGAAGGCCAGGCCGACGGGCCACAGGGTGCGCAGCGCCCCGAAGGCGACCAGGATCCGGCGCTGCCCGAACCTGGCGACGAGCGGCCGGGCCAGCCGCGAGCCGAGCAGCCCGCCGATCGAGGGCGCGGCGAAGGCCAGGCCGTACTGCCACGGCGTGAAGCCGAGCCGGCCGAGCATCAGCACCGACAGCAGCGGCACGGTGGCCATCACCAGGCCGTTGAACAGGGCGGTGTTGAAGAACAGCGGACGCAGTGTCGGGTCGGCGAGGATGTACCGCCAGCCGTCGAGCAGGTCCGATGCCCGCAGCCGGGCGGCCGGGCGCGGTTCGGGCCGCGGCTCGGGCCCGCCGGTGCCGGTCGCGCGGATGCCCAGGGCCGACAGCAGGTAGCTGACCGCGTCGGCCACCACCGTCGCCACCGGGCCGAGCAGCCCGATCGCCAGCCCGCCCAGCGGCGGTCCGATGATCGTGGTGGTCCAGGACGTGGACTCGAACCGGGCGTTGGCGACCAGCAGGTCCTCGGCCCGCAGCAGCGCCTTGAGGTACGCGCCGGAGGCGGCGCGGAAGGTGATGTCGGCCGCCGCGACGAGGACCGAGACCAGCAGCAGCTGGACGAAGCTGAGCACGCCGAGCGCGAACGCCACCGGGATCGTCAGCAGCGCCGCGAACCGCAGCAGGTCCATCGCGACCAGCACCGGCCGCTTGCGGCGGAACTCCACCCACGGGCCGAGCGGCACCGCCACGGCCGCGCCCACCGCCGTCCCCACGCTGGAGAGCGCGGCGACCTGGGCCGGTCCGTCGTGCAGCACCCGGATGGCGATCAGCGGGAACGCGCCGAAGGCGAGCCAGGTGCCCAGCGCGCTGGTCCCGTACGCTGCCCAGAGCCACCCGAACCGCCGCCCCAGCCCCATGCCCGCCGCCCCCTTGCCGTTCACTCGCACAACCGATCCGTGATCGGATCCATCAAAGCGAGCACCCCACCCTGGGAGCAAACAACCACAGGGCCACCAGCCACAACCACCGGTTGTGCCCTTAGGGTGTCGGCATGGACCTCGACACCGTCCGGACCTTCCTCGCCGCCGCCGAGGCGGGGCAGTTCCAGGAGGCCGCCGCCGAGCTGGCGGTCACCCAGCAGGCCGTCTCCAAGCGCATCGCCGCACTGGAGCGCGACCTGGGGGTGCGGCTGTTCACCCGCACCGCGCGCGGCGCCGAGCTGACCATCGACGGGCAGGCGTTCCTGCCCCACGCGCGCGAACTGCTGCGCGTCGCCGAACGCGCGGTCGCCTCGGTGCGCACCGGCCGCCGTCCGCTGCGCGTGGACGTGATCGCCTCGCGCAGCGCGCAGTCGGGCCTGATGCGCGACTTCCACCGGGCGTACCCCGACATCGAGCTCGACGTGATGATGCTGTTCGACGTCGAGACGGCGGTGGCCGCCATCCGCTCCGGCGCGATCGACGCCTCCTTCCGCGCCGTCGCCGTGCCCGGACGGCCGCTGCCCGAGGACATCGAGTCGCTCCGGGTACTCGACGAGCCGCTGCACCTGCTCACCGGCCCCGCCCACACACTGGCCGGGGCCCGGTCGGTGGCCCTCGCCCAGCTCGCCGGGCACCGGATCTGGATGCCCGGCATCGTCCCCGGCACCGAGTGGGCCGCCTACTACGACGACCTGGCCGCCGAGTTCGGCCTCACCATCGAGGCGACCGGCCCCAACTTCGGCTCCGACGCGCTGCTCGACACCGTCGCCGACACCCCGGCGCTGGCCACCTTCATGGGCGGGCGGAGCCGCCTGGTCTGGCCCGCCGACCACGGCCTGCGCCGCATCGCGGTGACCGACCCGGCACCGGTCTACCCGCACTCGCTGCTGTGGCACCGCGACAACCCCCACCCGGCGCTGGCCACCCTGCGCGCCCACCTCGCCGCCACCGCCGGCGGCCACAGCGCCGCCGGGACCTGGGTCCCGGCCTGGGTACTGCCGCACTGAACCCGCGCGGGCCAGCGGGACCCGGGCGGCGCCGTGCGGCGGGCGCGGCGCGGTGGGCGCGGCGCGGCGGGCGCGGCGCGGTGGGCGCCGTGCGGTGGGCGCGGCGGCTCGGAAATCCCGGTGACCGCCACCGCCGGTCTCGGAGAGGATGCGGCGTGCTCGCCGATCACTTCCCCCCGCTCGGTCTCCGTCTCAAGACCCCGCGCCTGGAACTTGCCCTGCCCGCCCCGCAGGAGCTGACGAAACTGGCCGAGGTCGCGGCGGCCGGAATCCACCACCCCGACTACATGCCGTTCCTGGCACCGTGGACCCAGGCCCCAGCGGCCGAACTGTGCCGCGGCGTCGTCCAGTCCCACTGGAGTGACCCGGGACGCTGGAAGCCGGCGGACTGGTCACTGAACCTCACCGTGTTCTTCGGGGGCGAACCCGTCGGGGAGCAGAGCATGTTCGCCCGGGACTTCGCCGTCACGCGCAGCGTGTCCACCAGTTCCTGGCTGGGCCTGCCGTTCCAGGGCCGGGGCATCGGCACCGAGCTGCGGGCCGCCGTGCTGCACCTGGCCTTCGCCGGGTTGGACGCGGTGGAGGCCGCCTCGACGGCGTTCGCCGACAACGCGGCGTCCCGGGCGGGGCCAGCCAAGCTCGGCTACGTCCCCCACGGGCAGCAGCGGCGCTCGGCCGACGGCGTGCCGCGCATCGACCAGTGGCTGGCCCTGTATGCCGGTGTTCGGGACCGAGGCGCGGTGACGAGGCAGCGGCCTCCGGTCGGCCCAACGCCTGGTGGGACGGTTCTGTAGCCTGGGGGCGCACCCTCGTACCCCAGGAGTTCCGCCGTCATGGATGTCCAGCCAGTCGCGCCCGCGACCTTCCGTACCGCCACCGCCG includes these proteins:
- a CDS encoding PRC-barrel domain containing protein, with protein sequence MENGVWGYQESSGYQTGTDLTGYRVEASDGHIGKVDEHSQEAGAGYLIVDTGPWIFGKQVMLPVGTITRIDTPNRTVHVGRTKDEIKGSPEFDRTTHMGDVEYQQLVGGYYGMWPI
- a CDS encoding MFS transporter, which translates into the protein MGLGRRFGWLWAAYGTSALGTWLAFGAFPLIAIRVLHDGPAQVAALSSVGTAVGAAVAVPLGPWVEFRRKRPVLVAMDLLRFAALLTIPVAFALGVLSFVQLLLVSVLVAAADITFRAASGAYLKALLRAEDLLVANARFESTSWTTTIIGPPLGGLAIGLLGPVATVVADAVSYLLSALGIRATGTGGPEPRPEPRPAARLRASDLLDGWRYILADPTLRPLFFNTALFNGLVMATVPLLSVLMLGRLGFTPWQYGLAFAAPSIGGLLGSRLARPLVARFGQRRILVAFGALRTLWPVGLAFLRPGSSGLALVMGVELGLIFCCGVFNPVYATYRLERTATDRLTRTLSAWTVTTKASAALLTAVWGVLGTLLGLRTAIGLAGVLLLATPLLLPRRAAALPAEPSPAPAPSRA
- a CDS encoding LysR family transcriptional regulator, with amino-acid sequence MDLDTVRTFLAAAEAGQFQEAAAELAVTQQAVSKRIAALERDLGVRLFTRTARGAELTIDGQAFLPHARELLRVAERAVASVRTGRRPLRVDVIASRSAQSGLMRDFHRAYPDIELDVMMLFDVETAVAAIRSGAIDASFRAVAVPGRPLPEDIESLRVLDEPLHLLTGPAHTLAGARSVALAQLAGHRIWMPGIVPGTEWAAYYDDLAAEFGLTIEATGPNFGSDALLDTVADTPALATFMGGRSRLVWPADHGLRRIAVTDPAPVYPHSLLWHRDNPHPALATLRAHLAATAGGHSAAGTWVPAWVLPH
- a CDS encoding GNAT family N-acetyltransferase, which gives rise to MLADHFPPLGLRLKTPRLELALPAPQELTKLAEVAAAGIHHPDYMPFLAPWTQAPAAELCRGVVQSHWSDPGRWKPADWSLNLTVFFGGEPVGEQSMFARDFAVTRSVSTSSWLGLPFQGRGIGTELRAAVLHLAFAGLDAVEAASTAFADNAASRAGPAKLGYVPHGQQRRSADGVPRIDQWLALYAGVRDRGAVTRQRPPVGPTPGGTVL